From Portunus trituberculatus isolate SZX2019 chromosome 37, ASM1759143v1, whole genome shotgun sequence, one genomic window encodes:
- the LOC123514274 gene encoding vacuole membrane protein 1-like isoform X2, translated as MSVSIDLEQLEQMLSPKLSGLYSTQTTAVSEQNHIIAMGETSAQQRYQRKGGSAKQANGSSMIGTAPTLEEKLIEKSERERLVVWRQPVTTLHYFVRECGILGREYMAKLWRYKKMVLLIAMIVGSYYAAYRTPGPHQPLLQSIAKKFWWCWWWLWLGILSSVGLGTGLHTFLLYLGPHIASVTLAAYSCNSVEFPSPPYPDDILCPEEEVLGKEMSILTIMSKVRLEAFMWGAGTALGELPPYFMARGARLSGYDPDDEEMAEFEELQRLKERPEDMSFLDRAKLSVEKLVERVGFFGILACASIPNPLFDLAGITCGHFLVPFWTFFGATLIGKAIIKMHIQKMFVIIAFNESLLARAVGLLALLPVVGPKLEQPFKTFLEKQRKKFHRKPGTGASGQDQANILAWVFEKLILLMIFYFVLSIVNSFAQSYHKRIHKRNRERKAAQD; from the exons ATGTCAGTGTCTATAGATCTGGAACAGCTGGAGCAAATGCTTTCCCCAAAACTCTCGGGTCTGTACTCA ACACAAACAACAGCAGTGTCCGAACAGAACCACATCATCGCCATGGGGGAAACTTCGGCCCAGCAGAGATACCAAAGAAAGGGAGGCAGTGCTAAGCAAGCAAACGGATCCAGCATGATTGGGACGGCGCCCACGCTAGAGGAGAAGCTCATTGAGAAGAGTGAACGGGAGAGGCTTGTGGTGTGGCGGCAGCCAGTCACCACTCTCCACTATTTTGTGCGAGAGTGTGGCATTCTAGGCAGGGAATATATGGCCAA ATTGTGGAGATATAAGAAGATGGTGTTGTTAATAGCAATGATCGTAGGCAGTTACTATGCTGCATACAGGACTCCAGGCCCCCACCAGCCA TTACTTCAAAGCATAGCCAAAAAAttttggtggtgctggtggtggttgtggctggGCATCCTCTCCTCAGTGGGTCTAGGCACAGGGCTGCACACCTTCCTGCTGTACTTGGGGCCCCACATAGCATCTGTCACCCTCGCTGCTTACTCCTGTAACTCGGTGgaatttccctctcctccttaccCTGACGA CATCCTGTGTCCTGAAGAGGAGGTCTTAGGGAAGGAGATGTCCATCCTTACCATCATGTCCAAAGTTCGGCTTGAGGCCTTCATGTGGGGAGCTGGCACAGCGCTAG GTGAACTGCCTCCGTACTTCATGGCGCGAGGGGCCCGGCTGTCCGGCTATGACCCCGATGATGAGGAGATGGCAGAGTTCGAGGAACTGCAGCGGCTGAAAGAGCGGCCAGAGGACATGTCTTTTTTGGACCGTGCCAAGCTGTCTGTTGAAAAGTTGGTGGAGCGAGTGGGCTTCTTTGGCATCCTGGCATGTGCCTCG ATTCCCAACCCACTATTTGATCTGGCCGGCATCACCTGTGGACACTTCTTGGTTCCATTCTGGACCTTCTTTGGTGCCACACTGATTGGCAAGGCCATCATCAAGATGCACATCCAGaaaatgtttgttattattgccTTCAATGAATCCTTGCTAGCACGGGCTGTGGGGCTCCTAGCGCTCCTCCCAGTGGTGGGCCCCAAGCTGGAGCAGCCCTTCAAAACATTCCTGGAGAAGCAGAGAAAAAAGTTCCATAGAAAACCTGGCACTGGAGCATCAGGACAG GATCAAGCAAATATCCTGGCATGGGTCTTTGAAAAGCTGATCCTGCTGATGATTTTCTACTTTGTGTTGAGCATAGTGAACTCCTTCGCCCAGAGCTACCACAAACGGATACACAAGAGGAATCGTGAGCGAAAGGCAGCCCAGGACTGA
- the LOC123514274 gene encoding vacuole membrane protein 1-like isoform X1: MGKGKRSNKRSAKAGHCSSKSPSKVVAGGPGTQTTAVSEQNHIIAMGETSAQQRYQRKGGSAKQANGSSMIGTAPTLEEKLIEKSERERLVVWRQPVTTLHYFVRECGILGREYMAKLWRYKKMVLLIAMIVGSYYAAYRTPGPHQPLLQSIAKKFWWCWWWLWLGILSSVGLGTGLHTFLLYLGPHIASVTLAAYSCNSVEFPSPPYPDDILCPEEEVLGKEMSILTIMSKVRLEAFMWGAGTALGELPPYFMARGARLSGYDPDDEEMAEFEELQRLKERPEDMSFLDRAKLSVEKLVERVGFFGILACASIPNPLFDLAGITCGHFLVPFWTFFGATLIGKAIIKMHIQKMFVIIAFNESLLARAVGLLALLPVVGPKLEQPFKTFLEKQRKKFHRKPGTGASGQDQANILAWVFEKLILLMIFYFVLSIVNSFAQSYHKRIHKRNRERKAAQD, translated from the exons ACACAAACAACAGCAGTGTCCGAACAGAACCACATCATCGCCATGGGGGAAACTTCGGCCCAGCAGAGATACCAAAGAAAGGGAGGCAGTGCTAAGCAAGCAAACGGATCCAGCATGATTGGGACGGCGCCCACGCTAGAGGAGAAGCTCATTGAGAAGAGTGAACGGGAGAGGCTTGTGGTGTGGCGGCAGCCAGTCACCACTCTCCACTATTTTGTGCGAGAGTGTGGCATTCTAGGCAGGGAATATATGGCCAA ATTGTGGAGATATAAGAAGATGGTGTTGTTAATAGCAATGATCGTAGGCAGTTACTATGCTGCATACAGGACTCCAGGCCCCCACCAGCCA TTACTTCAAAGCATAGCCAAAAAAttttggtggtgctggtggtggttgtggctggGCATCCTCTCCTCAGTGGGTCTAGGCACAGGGCTGCACACCTTCCTGCTGTACTTGGGGCCCCACATAGCATCTGTCACCCTCGCTGCTTACTCCTGTAACTCGGTGgaatttccctctcctccttaccCTGACGA CATCCTGTGTCCTGAAGAGGAGGTCTTAGGGAAGGAGATGTCCATCCTTACCATCATGTCCAAAGTTCGGCTTGAGGCCTTCATGTGGGGAGCTGGCACAGCGCTAG GTGAACTGCCTCCGTACTTCATGGCGCGAGGGGCCCGGCTGTCCGGCTATGACCCCGATGATGAGGAGATGGCAGAGTTCGAGGAACTGCAGCGGCTGAAAGAGCGGCCAGAGGACATGTCTTTTTTGGACCGTGCCAAGCTGTCTGTTGAAAAGTTGGTGGAGCGAGTGGGCTTCTTTGGCATCCTGGCATGTGCCTCG ATTCCCAACCCACTATTTGATCTGGCCGGCATCACCTGTGGACACTTCTTGGTTCCATTCTGGACCTTCTTTGGTGCCACACTGATTGGCAAGGCCATCATCAAGATGCACATCCAGaaaatgtttgttattattgccTTCAATGAATCCTTGCTAGCACGGGCTGTGGGGCTCCTAGCGCTCCTCCCAGTGGTGGGCCCCAAGCTGGAGCAGCCCTTCAAAACATTCCTGGAGAAGCAGAGAAAAAAGTTCCATAGAAAACCTGGCACTGGAGCATCAGGACAG GATCAAGCAAATATCCTGGCATGGGTCTTTGAAAAGCTGATCCTGCTGATGATTTTCTACTTTGTGTTGAGCATAGTGAACTCCTTCGCCCAGAGCTACCACAAACGGATACACAAGAGGAATCGTGAGCGAAAGGCAGCCCAGGACTGA
- the LOC123514274 gene encoding vacuole membrane protein 1-like isoform X3, translated as MKIKQLVGKTTQTTAVSEQNHIIAMGETSAQQRYQRKGGSAKQANGSSMIGTAPTLEEKLIEKSERERLVVWRQPVTTLHYFVRECGILGREYMAKLWRYKKMVLLIAMIVGSYYAAYRTPGPHQPLLQSIAKKFWWCWWWLWLGILSSVGLGTGLHTFLLYLGPHIASVTLAAYSCNSVEFPSPPYPDDILCPEEEVLGKEMSILTIMSKVRLEAFMWGAGTALGELPPYFMARGARLSGYDPDDEEMAEFEELQRLKERPEDMSFLDRAKLSVEKLVERVGFFGILACASIPNPLFDLAGITCGHFLVPFWTFFGATLIGKAIIKMHIQKMFVIIAFNESLLARAVGLLALLPVVGPKLEQPFKTFLEKQRKKFHRKPGTGASGQDQANILAWVFEKLILLMIFYFVLSIVNSFAQSYHKRIHKRNRERKAAQD; from the exons ACACAAACAACAGCAGTGTCCGAACAGAACCACATCATCGCCATGGGGGAAACTTCGGCCCAGCAGAGATACCAAAGAAAGGGAGGCAGTGCTAAGCAAGCAAACGGATCCAGCATGATTGGGACGGCGCCCACGCTAGAGGAGAAGCTCATTGAGAAGAGTGAACGGGAGAGGCTTGTGGTGTGGCGGCAGCCAGTCACCACTCTCCACTATTTTGTGCGAGAGTGTGGCATTCTAGGCAGGGAATATATGGCCAA ATTGTGGAGATATAAGAAGATGGTGTTGTTAATAGCAATGATCGTAGGCAGTTACTATGCTGCATACAGGACTCCAGGCCCCCACCAGCCA TTACTTCAAAGCATAGCCAAAAAAttttggtggtgctggtggtggttgtggctggGCATCCTCTCCTCAGTGGGTCTAGGCACAGGGCTGCACACCTTCCTGCTGTACTTGGGGCCCCACATAGCATCTGTCACCCTCGCTGCTTACTCCTGTAACTCGGTGgaatttccctctcctccttaccCTGACGA CATCCTGTGTCCTGAAGAGGAGGTCTTAGGGAAGGAGATGTCCATCCTTACCATCATGTCCAAAGTTCGGCTTGAGGCCTTCATGTGGGGAGCTGGCACAGCGCTAG GTGAACTGCCTCCGTACTTCATGGCGCGAGGGGCCCGGCTGTCCGGCTATGACCCCGATGATGAGGAGATGGCAGAGTTCGAGGAACTGCAGCGGCTGAAAGAGCGGCCAGAGGACATGTCTTTTTTGGACCGTGCCAAGCTGTCTGTTGAAAAGTTGGTGGAGCGAGTGGGCTTCTTTGGCATCCTGGCATGTGCCTCG ATTCCCAACCCACTATTTGATCTGGCCGGCATCACCTGTGGACACTTCTTGGTTCCATTCTGGACCTTCTTTGGTGCCACACTGATTGGCAAGGCCATCATCAAGATGCACATCCAGaaaatgtttgttattattgccTTCAATGAATCCTTGCTAGCACGGGCTGTGGGGCTCCTAGCGCTCCTCCCAGTGGTGGGCCCCAAGCTGGAGCAGCCCTTCAAAACATTCCTGGAGAAGCAGAGAAAAAAGTTCCATAGAAAACCTGGCACTGGAGCATCAGGACAG GATCAAGCAAATATCCTGGCATGGGTCTTTGAAAAGCTGATCCTGCTGATGATTTTCTACTTTGTGTTGAGCATAGTGAACTCCTTCGCCCAGAGCTACCACAAACGGATACACAAGAGGAATCGTGAGCGAAAGGCAGCCCAGGACTGA
- the LOC123514274 gene encoding vacuole membrane protein 1-like isoform X4, giving the protein MGETSAQQRYQRKGGSAKQANGSSMIGTAPTLEEKLIEKSERERLVVWRQPVTTLHYFVRECGILGREYMAKLWRYKKMVLLIAMIVGSYYAAYRTPGPHQPLLQSIAKKFWWCWWWLWLGILSSVGLGTGLHTFLLYLGPHIASVTLAAYSCNSVEFPSPPYPDDILCPEEEVLGKEMSILTIMSKVRLEAFMWGAGTALGELPPYFMARGARLSGYDPDDEEMAEFEELQRLKERPEDMSFLDRAKLSVEKLVERVGFFGILACASIPNPLFDLAGITCGHFLVPFWTFFGATLIGKAIIKMHIQKMFVIIAFNESLLARAVGLLALLPVVGPKLEQPFKTFLEKQRKKFHRKPGTGASGQDQANILAWVFEKLILLMIFYFVLSIVNSFAQSYHKRIHKRNRERKAAQD; this is encoded by the exons ATGGGGGAAACTTCGGCCCAGCAGAGATACCAAAGAAAGGGAGGCAGTGCTAAGCAAGCAAACGGATCCAGCATGATTGGGACGGCGCCCACGCTAGAGGAGAAGCTCATTGAGAAGAGTGAACGGGAGAGGCTTGTGGTGTGGCGGCAGCCAGTCACCACTCTCCACTATTTTGTGCGAGAGTGTGGCATTCTAGGCAGGGAATATATGGCCAA ATTGTGGAGATATAAGAAGATGGTGTTGTTAATAGCAATGATCGTAGGCAGTTACTATGCTGCATACAGGACTCCAGGCCCCCACCAGCCA TTACTTCAAAGCATAGCCAAAAAAttttggtggtgctggtggtggttgtggctggGCATCCTCTCCTCAGTGGGTCTAGGCACAGGGCTGCACACCTTCCTGCTGTACTTGGGGCCCCACATAGCATCTGTCACCCTCGCTGCTTACTCCTGTAACTCGGTGgaatttccctctcctccttaccCTGACGA CATCCTGTGTCCTGAAGAGGAGGTCTTAGGGAAGGAGATGTCCATCCTTACCATCATGTCCAAAGTTCGGCTTGAGGCCTTCATGTGGGGAGCTGGCACAGCGCTAG GTGAACTGCCTCCGTACTTCATGGCGCGAGGGGCCCGGCTGTCCGGCTATGACCCCGATGATGAGGAGATGGCAGAGTTCGAGGAACTGCAGCGGCTGAAAGAGCGGCCAGAGGACATGTCTTTTTTGGACCGTGCCAAGCTGTCTGTTGAAAAGTTGGTGGAGCGAGTGGGCTTCTTTGGCATCCTGGCATGTGCCTCG ATTCCCAACCCACTATTTGATCTGGCCGGCATCACCTGTGGACACTTCTTGGTTCCATTCTGGACCTTCTTTGGTGCCACACTGATTGGCAAGGCCATCATCAAGATGCACATCCAGaaaatgtttgttattattgccTTCAATGAATCCTTGCTAGCACGGGCTGTGGGGCTCCTAGCGCTCCTCCCAGTGGTGGGCCCCAAGCTGGAGCAGCCCTTCAAAACATTCCTGGAGAAGCAGAGAAAAAAGTTCCATAGAAAACCTGGCACTGGAGCATCAGGACAG GATCAAGCAAATATCCTGGCATGGGTCTTTGAAAAGCTGATCCTGCTGATGATTTTCTACTTTGTGTTGAGCATAGTGAACTCCTTCGCCCAGAGCTACCACAAACGGATACACAAGAGGAATCGTGAGCGAAAGGCAGCCCAGGACTGA